A genomic stretch from Chloroflexota bacterium includes:
- the rpmB gene encoding 50S ribosomal protein L28 codes for MARACDICGKRPITGWNPQSVGMNRKRALRRWLPNLQPMVVQRNGSPVRIKACSRCIRTAEKV; via the coding sequence ATGGCTCGAGCATGTGACATCTGCGGCAAGCGGCCGATCACCGGCTGGAACCCGCAGTCGGTCGGCATGAACCGCAAGCGCGCGCTGCGCCGCTGGCTCCCGAACCTGCAGCCGATGGTGGTCCAGCGCAACGGCTCGCCGGTCCGCATCAAGGCCTGCTCGCGCTGCATTCGGACCGCCGAGAAGGTCTGA
- the dtd gene encoding D-aminoacyl-tRNA deacylase, translating to MRLVVQRVSRAEVRADGVVLGAIGRGAAVLVGIGAGDTPELADRLAARLLGLRYFEDADGRTNLAIDEVDGAFLVVSQFTLLADLRRGRRPGFALAAPPEVAEPLVDRFVERLREGGRTVATGRFGAEMELELVNDGPFTLVIEAGAEG from the coding sequence GTGCGCCTCGTCGTCCAGCGGGTCAGCCGTGCAGAGGTGCGTGCTGATGGGGTGGTCCTGGGCGCGATCGGTCGAGGTGCCGCTGTGCTGGTGGGGATCGGGGCGGGAGATACGCCAGAGCTGGCCGATCGCCTGGCGGCCCGGCTGCTTGGCCTCCGCTACTTCGAGGATGCGGACGGACGGACGAACCTGGCGATCGACGAGGTCGACGGCGCGTTCCTGGTGGTGAGCCAGTTCACGCTCCTCGCGGACCTGCGCCGTGGCCGGCGACCAGGCTTCGCACTGGCTGCGCCGCCCGAGGTGGCCGAGCCGCTGGTGGATCGCTTCGTGGAGCGGCTGCGCGAGGGTGGCCGGACGGTGGCGACCGGGCGCTTCGGGGCGGAGATGGAGCTCGAGCTGGTGAACGATGGACCGTTCACCCTCGTGATCGAGGCGGGCGCCGAGGGCTGA
- a CDS encoding putative glycoside hydrolase — MQRPPAGRARSAIVAVLLAAIVIGCSGPGPKESPTPEPPREVVVTVEDRTNQAPVPNAMLRSGDGTATTGADGTATITALSGATVEVSANGFDAGTGTVPDEKGLTIALRPNVVSGAVTDGDGKPIAGVRVFVDGEAQPAVTDTLGRYTLPGVPEHGDLIYKMPGYRLGVIPIDAQMTKDVALTPFVARALYAPSAVFEATGRLDAMLDLIDRTEVNAMVIDVKETAGNLYWSTDLPAASAVGAVMEAPLFQLDELLPKLKERGIYTIARMVVMKDNTLGNARPELAVRNAATGEPWRDYGGGIWLDPYNHGVAEYIAALAADLADKGFDEVQLDYVRFFSDGDYATADTNLPNTQSFRLPAIRRLFRLVSDALLTKRAFFSADVFPISFIATDDQGIGQRPEVIMPYVDYFSPMVYPSHYGPFTFGFKVPNDHPYEVIDETLKIMNQQRARLPMVIRPWIQDFGYGPFAPYTAGQVLQEMKAASDNGAQGWMIWNARALFTEAALGPPREGENSAPITSPLPSSGS; from the coding sequence ATGCAGCGACCCCCCGCCGGTCGCGCTCGATCGGCCATCGTCGCGGTGCTGCTGGCCGCAATCGTGATCGGTTGCTCCGGGCCGGGGCCCAAGGAGAGCCCGACGCCCGAGCCGCCACGCGAGGTGGTCGTGACCGTCGAGGATCGGACCAACCAGGCGCCGGTGCCCAACGCGATGCTGCGGTCGGGGGACGGCACGGCGACCACCGGCGCGGACGGGACGGCCACGATCACGGCACTGAGCGGCGCCACCGTCGAGGTGAGCGCGAATGGGTTCGACGCCGGGACCGGCACCGTCCCCGACGAGAAGGGGCTGACCATCGCGCTGCGTCCGAACGTGGTGAGCGGCGCGGTGACCGATGGCGACGGAAAGCCGATCGCCGGGGTCCGCGTCTTCGTCGATGGGGAAGCTCAGCCGGCGGTGACCGACACCCTCGGGCGCTACACCCTCCCCGGCGTCCCGGAGCATGGGGACCTCATCTACAAGATGCCAGGCTATCGGCTGGGCGTGATTCCGATCGATGCGCAGATGACCAAGGACGTCGCGCTGACCCCATTCGTGGCGCGAGCGCTCTACGCGCCATCGGCCGTGTTCGAGGCAACCGGCCGCCTCGACGCCATGCTCGACCTGATCGATCGGACCGAGGTCAACGCGATGGTGATCGACGTCAAGGAGACCGCCGGCAACTTGTACTGGTCCACCGATCTGCCCGCCGCCAGCGCGGTCGGGGCGGTCATGGAGGCTCCGCTCTTCCAGCTCGACGAGCTGCTGCCCAAACTGAAGGAGCGCGGCATCTACACCATCGCCCGCATGGTGGTGATGAAGGACAACACCCTCGGAAACGCGCGCCCGGAGCTGGCCGTCAGGAACGCTGCGACGGGCGAGCCGTGGCGTGACTACGGGGGCGGCATCTGGCTGGATCCCTACAACCACGGGGTGGCCGAGTACATCGCGGCTCTGGCCGCCGACCTCGCCGACAAGGGCTTCGACGAGGTACAGCTCGATTACGTGCGCTTCTTCAGCGACGGCGACTATGCGACCGCCGACACCAACCTGCCGAACACGCAGTCGTTCCGGCTGCCGGCGATCCGGCGTCTCTTCCGGCTCGTCTCGGATGCCCTGCTCACGAAGCGCGCCTTCTTCTCGGCCGACGTCTTCCCGATCAGCTTCATCGCCACCGATGACCAGGGGATCGGTCAGCGCCCCGAAGTCATCATGCCATACGTCGACTACTTCTCACCGATGGTCTACCCGAGCCATTACGGCCCGTTCACCTTCGGCTTCAAGGTCCCGAACGACCACCCCTACGAGGTGATCGACGAGACACTCAAGATCATGAACCAGCAGCGGGCCCGCCTGCCGATGGTGATCCGGCCGTGGATCCAGGACTTCGGCTACGGCCCCTTCGCGCCCTACACCGCTGGCCAGGTGCTCCAGGAGATGAAGGCTGCCAGCGATAACGGCGCCCAGGGATGGATGATCTGGAACGCCCGGGCCCTCTTCACGGAGGCTGCGCTTGGGCCGCCGCGGGAGGGCGAGAATTCCGCGCCGATCACGAGCCCCCTCCCATCCTCGGGCTCGTAG
- the rpe gene encoding ribulose-phosphate 3-epimerase produces the protein MNPRPAQISASLLNADHARLGDEVRRAVEGGADSIHLDVMDGHFVENLTIGPVVVQAVRAFASVPYHAHLMVSQPLRQARAFADAGSDLIVAHVEADDDPGEVIGAIHGYGRGAGLAINPETPADAVLPYLEAIDLLLVMTVHPGRGGQAFLAEVLPKMAQLRDEIERRGLSLPIGVDGGVNLETIGAAHAAGGEIMVAGSALYGQAGDLGPTVRALRAAALA, from the coding sequence ATGAACCCGCGCCCGGCGCAGATCAGCGCCAGCCTCTTGAATGCCGACCATGCCCGGCTCGGCGATGAAGTCCGTCGGGCGGTGGAGGGTGGGGCTGACTCGATCCACCTGGACGTGATGGATGGCCATTTCGTCGAGAACCTGACCATCGGCCCGGTCGTGGTCCAGGCGGTCCGCGCCTTCGCATCGGTGCCGTATCACGCCCACCTGATGGTCTCCCAGCCACTGCGCCAGGCGCGCGCCTTCGCCGACGCAGGAAGCGACCTGATCGTGGCGCATGTCGAGGCCGATGACGACCCCGGCGAGGTGATCGGCGCGATCCATGGCTACGGGCGCGGGGCGGGACTGGCCATCAATCCGGAGACGCCCGCCGACGCGGTGCTGCCATACCTCGAGGCGATCGATCTGCTGCTGGTGATGACAGTCCACCCCGGGCGCGGCGGGCAGGCCTTCCTGGCCGAGGTGCTGCCGAAGATGGCGCAGCTGCGTGACGAGATCGAGCGTCGCGGGCTCTCGCTCCCGATCGGCGTGGATGGGGGAGTGAATCTCGAGACGATCGGCGCGGCTCATGCCGCCGGCGGCGAGATCATGGTCGCGGGGTCGGCACTGTACGGCCAGGCGGGCGACCTCGGGCCGACCGTGCGGGCGCTCCGCGCGGCGGCGCTCGCGTGA
- the rlmN gene encoding 23S rRNA (adenine(2503)-C(2))-methyltransferase RlmN: MTERPLAGTHPAISEVDLNTLTAWLTARGEPAYRAVQVLAGAHRPTVGGLHDLTDLPRPLRSAVTEAFDFSSIVGSHTQVADGGLTAKAVHELADGQRIESVLMRYPGRGAGTGRTTICISSQAGCAVACPFCATGQAGFGRQLTAGEIVDQVLHWHRDPWLALGADWRPGGGRSHYNIVFMGMGEPLNNVDPVFAAVRLLNDPARLGIGARHITVSTSGVVPGIDRMIEELPQVNLAISLHAASDELRDELVPINRKWPIAQVVAAGRRFASRTRRRVSLEYVLIDGMNDDAEQAAGLATLAHGWLCHVNLIPLNPTPGSRWSGTDRAGVRAFAATIQNAGVPVTVRDTRGREIEAACGQLHAQLAGKPIRPAPPVVTA, translated from the coding sequence GTGACTGAACGTCCGCTCGCCGGGACGCATCCGGCGATCAGCGAGGTCGATCTGAATACGCTCACCGCGTGGCTCACCGCCCGCGGTGAGCCCGCGTATCGGGCCGTGCAGGTGCTGGCGGGTGCGCATCGCCCAACCGTCGGCGGGCTGCATGACCTGACCGACCTGCCCCGTCCGCTGCGCTCGGCGGTGACGGAGGCATTCGATTTCTCCTCGATCGTCGGCAGTCACACGCAGGTCGCCGATGGGGGGCTGACCGCAAAGGCGGTGCACGAGCTGGCCGATGGCCAGCGCATCGAGTCGGTCCTGATGCGATACCCGGGTCGCGGCGCCGGCACCGGGCGCACGACCATCTGCATCAGCTCCCAGGCGGGCTGCGCCGTTGCCTGTCCGTTCTGCGCGACGGGACAGGCCGGGTTCGGCAGGCAGCTCACCGCCGGCGAGATCGTTGACCAGGTGCTGCACTGGCATCGCGATCCGTGGCTCGCGCTTGGCGCAGATTGGCGACCCGGAGGTGGTCGCAGCCACTACAACATCGTCTTCATGGGGATGGGCGAGCCACTGAACAACGTCGACCCGGTCTTCGCGGCGGTGCGCCTGCTGAACGATCCGGCTCGTCTGGGGATCGGCGCACGGCACATCACGGTCAGCACGTCGGGTGTGGTGCCGGGGATCGACCGCATGATCGAGGAGCTGCCGCAGGTCAACCTGGCGATCAGCCTGCACGCTGCCAGCGACGAGCTGCGCGACGAGCTGGTTCCGATCAACCGCAAGTGGCCGATCGCCCAGGTCGTGGCGGCCGGTCGGCGCTTCGCCTCCCGCACGCGGCGTCGGGTCAGCCTCGAATACGTGCTGATCGACGGGATGAATGACGACGCCGAACAGGCTGCCGGCCTGGCAACCCTGGCGCACGGCTGGCTCTGTCACGTCAACCTGATCCCGCTGAACCCGACGCCGGGATCCCGCTGGAGCGGAACCGACAGGGCGGGGGTCCGCGCCTTCGCGGCCACCATCCAGAACGCCGGCGTGCCAGTCACGGTGCGCGACACGCGCGGCCGGGAGATCGAGGCGGCCTGTGGCCAGCTCCACGCGCAGCTCGCCGGCAAGCCGATCCGGCCGGCGCCGCCGGTGGTCACGGCATGA
- a CDS encoding zinc metallopeptidase — translation MGGFLPYIVLVMLPSLAITGWAAWRVRSTYARWSKVDSGIDLSAFDFARRLLDRQGLTDVQIEPVPGQLTDHYDPRGKVLRVSSAVAGTSQLGIYNPRDRTVGFPAGSGTLSVAAAAVIAHEVGHALQDRERDPWMAVRQTIVPAAQLGSGLAPWLIIAGVWFNLLGLAWVGLIVFGAAVVFTFVTLPVEIGASGKALAFVSGLGISGERQVGAREVLKAAAWTYVAAALAALLTFFYYLMMILGRRD, via the coding sequence ATGGGTGGTTTCCTGCCGTACATCGTGCTTGTCATGCTCCCGAGCCTCGCCATCACCGGATGGGCCGCTTGGCGAGTTCGCTCGACCTATGCCCGGTGGTCGAAGGTCGACTCCGGGATTGACCTTTCAGCCTTTGATTTTGCCCGCCGTCTGCTCGACCGGCAGGGCCTCACCGACGTCCAGATCGAGCCGGTGCCGGGTCAGCTGACCGACCACTACGACCCGCGCGGCAAGGTGCTGCGCGTCAGCTCCGCGGTGGCGGGTACCAGCCAGCTCGGCATCTACAACCCGCGTGATCGAACGGTTGGATTCCCCGCCGGTTCGGGCACCCTCTCGGTCGCCGCCGCGGCGGTCATCGCGCACGAGGTCGGTCACGCCCTGCAGGACCGGGAGCGCGACCCGTGGATGGCGGTGCGGCAGACGATCGTGCCCGCGGCGCAGCTGGGCTCGGGCCTGGCGCCGTGGCTGATCATCGCAGGTGTGTGGTTCAACCTGCTGGGACTGGCCTGGGTCGGCCTGATCGTCTTCGGGGCGGCCGTGGTGTTCACCTTTGTGACGCTGCCGGTCGAGATCGGCGCGTCCGGAAAGGCGCTGGCCTTCGTCAGCGGCCTCGGGATCAGTGGCGAGCGCCAGGTCGGCGCCCGCGAGGTGCTCAAGGCAGCGGCCTGGACCTACGTCGCCGCTGCGCTGGCAGCACTGCTGACCTTCTTCTACTACCTGATGATGATCCTGGGGCGTCGTGACTGA
- the fmt gene encoding methionyl-tRNA formyltransferase yields the protein MPPLGRVAFLGTGSFAVPLLSRLPALCDDLLVVSQPDKPAGRGLQTRPSPVAAWAREHDVAVETPRRLRSDEGRALLRRFAPDGLLLAAYGQLVPTDLLGVASRPPLNVHPSLLPRHRGAAPVASTILAGDAEGGVSLMVMTAELDAGPIVAQWPVTLTSRETTPELEERLAQVAAAVVPQALDAWVAGEIVTTPQDESQATLVRPFSRSDGWIDWRQSATLVDRRVRALQPWPGAWTTLDGRRLHVRAAHPVAGVDGPLVGTLFPGDWPLVACGQGALALELVQPEGRPIMPADAWRRGLPREHVLLGGGTAPA from the coding sequence GTGCCGCCGCTGGGCCGCGTCGCGTTTCTCGGCACTGGATCGTTCGCCGTCCCGCTCCTCTCGCGTCTCCCGGCGCTGTGCGACGACCTGCTGGTCGTCAGCCAGCCGGACAAGCCGGCCGGTCGCGGGCTCCAGACCCGTCCTTCACCCGTCGCCGCCTGGGCGCGAGAGCACGACGTCGCCGTTGAGACGCCGCGCCGCCTGCGCTCGGACGAAGGAAGGGCGCTCCTCCGGCGCTTCGCGCCCGACGGGCTGCTGCTGGCTGCCTACGGCCAGCTCGTGCCAACCGACCTGCTGGGCGTCGCGTCGCGCCCGCCGCTCAACGTGCATCCCTCGCTGCTGCCGCGCCATCGCGGCGCGGCGCCGGTGGCCTCGACGATTCTTGCCGGGGACGCCGAGGGCGGGGTCTCGCTGATGGTCATGACCGCCGAGCTGGACGCCGGTCCGATCGTTGCCCAGTGGCCGGTCACGCTCACCAGCCGCGAGACGACGCCCGAGCTCGAGGAGCGCCTCGCGCAGGTCGCCGCCGCGGTCGTGCCCCAGGCGCTGGATGCCTGGGTCGCGGGTGAGATCGTGACGACGCCGCAGGATGAGAGCCAGGCCACCCTCGTCCGTCCCTTCAGCCGCAGTGATGGCTGGATCGATTGGCGCCAGAGCGCCACGCTCGTGGACCGGCGGGTGCGCGCCCTGCAGCCCTGGCCGGGGGCCTGGACCACGCTCGACGGGCGGCGGCTCCACGTCCGCGCCGCCCATCCGGTGGCGGGAGTGGATGGACCCCTGGTCGGCACCCTGTTCCCCGGCGACTGGCCGCTGGTGGCCTGCGGACAGGGTGCGCTGGCGCTGGAGCTCGTCCAGCCCGAGGGAAGGCCGATCATGCCGGCCGACGCCTGGCGTCGGGGCCTGCCGCGCGAGCACGTCCTGCTCGGCGGCGGAACGGCCCCCGCGTAG
- the def gene encoding peptide deformylase: MANRPILTADEPILHQRARKVTHFDASLHRLLQEMVDTMRDAPGIGLAANQIGVPLQVAVIELEEKVTELINPQIIRASGDVIDWEGCLSVPGFVAEVHRHAKVTVKARDRHGKEFRVKGEELFARALQHEIDHLNGALYIDYLDSLEELVRVSEHPSEVEEPTTAGI; this comes from the coding sequence ATGGCCAACCGTCCGATCCTGACCGCCGACGAGCCGATCCTGCACCAGCGCGCCAGGAAGGTGACGCATTTCGATGCGTCGCTGCATCGGCTCCTGCAGGAGATGGTCGATACGATGCGTGACGCGCCGGGGATCGGGCTGGCAGCCAACCAGATCGGTGTGCCGCTGCAGGTCGCGGTGATCGAGCTCGAGGAGAAGGTGACCGAGCTGATCAATCCGCAGATCATCCGAGCCAGTGGCGACGTGATCGACTGGGAGGGCTGCCTGTCCGTCCCGGGCTTCGTGGCGGAGGTGCACCGTCACGCCAAGGTCACGGTCAAGGCCCGTGATCGGCATGGCAAGGAGTTCCGCGTCAAGGGAGAGGAGCTGTTCGCGCGCGCGCTGCAGCACGAGATCGATCACCTGAACGGCGCCCTGTACATCGACTACCTCGATTCGCTCGAAGAGCTGGTTCGCGTCAGCGAGCATCCGAGCGAGGTGGAGGAACCGACGACCGCGGGGATCTAG
- the priA gene encoding primosomal protein N' — protein sequence MAEVAAGETVRVAVEALADRPERAFSYRLDPELGAPAPGSLLLVPYGRRLALGYLLPGTPEPDPGIELKSVEAVVSVPMLTPDLLALAEEIAGYYCAPLGATIVAMLPPGLESRLERRWTSPDVSLLPDPLRAALSNSDEISDAILKRLLGPRWSAAADGLRRSGALAARWSLRPPELQARRVRTLRRLPEADAPGRAAPLQRAILDALGSEVRSVPELAEEIGVDSSSVLAAGRRLVARGAATMDWQTIERDPRAHRPTEVAREHRLAGEQQAALAQLQGLAAGSELLLDGVAAAGKTDVYLAALGSLLAAGGGTAIVLVPEVSLVTQLADRVASLVGDQLAVLHSGLSAGERHDTWWRILRGEARVVVGTRMAAFAPLSDLQLIVVDEAHDGAYKADRTPRYDARWVARRRAALTGARVMMGTATPDVVTLARVRGGLVDRARLVERRVGRTPSVEIVDLRAELAEGNRSIFSRPLTAALSGLRQGSEQAILLMNRRGAATFVLCRDCGESLRCPDCDLPFVFHLSGSQLRCHHCGRTARAPEKCPHCGSSRIRYFGAGTQRVEAELRTRFPHLRVSRLDSDALAARRGFEAIYDDFRDGRVDVLVGTQLAAKGLDLPSVTLAAVIAADVTLNLPDYLAPERTFQLLAQVAGRAGRGEQPGRVLIQTYAAGHYAIRAAARMDVDGFADEELPRRRLLGYPPASVLARLLVADPDRGRAEARGRDAATAVAQPGVEVHGPLPSYVPRRAGRWRFQVVIRAQDEVARAAALERVPSGVGIDVDPESLL from the coding sequence GTGGCCGAGGTGGCCGCCGGGGAGACTGTGCGCGTCGCGGTCGAAGCGCTCGCCGACCGGCCGGAGCGAGCGTTCAGCTACCGCCTGGACCCTGAGCTCGGAGCGCCCGCGCCGGGCTCCCTGCTGCTCGTTCCGTATGGCCGCAGGCTGGCGCTCGGCTACCTGCTCCCAGGGACTCCGGAACCCGATCCGGGGATCGAGCTGAAGTCGGTCGAGGCGGTCGTCTCCGTGCCGATGCTGACGCCCGATCTGCTCGCCCTGGCCGAGGAGATCGCGGGGTACTACTGCGCGCCTCTCGGCGCCACGATCGTAGCGATGCTCCCGCCCGGCCTCGAGTCTCGCCTGGAGCGGCGCTGGACCTCGCCCGATGTCAGCCTCCTGCCCGATCCGTTACGTGCCGCACTCTCGAATTCGGACGAGATCAGCGATGCCATATTGAAGCGCCTGCTCGGCCCGCGCTGGAGCGCCGCGGCTGATGGACTGCGCCGCTCCGGGGCCCTTGCTGCTCGCTGGTCGCTGCGACCGCCGGAGCTACAGGCGCGCCGCGTGAGGACGCTGCGCCGCCTGCCAGAGGCCGATGCGCCAGGCCGCGCCGCGCCCCTCCAGCGCGCCATCCTGGACGCCCTGGGCAGCGAAGTGCGAAGCGTGCCGGAGCTGGCAGAGGAGATCGGCGTCGATTCCTCGTCGGTGTTGGCTGCGGGGCGGCGCCTGGTGGCCCGCGGCGCGGCGACGATGGACTGGCAGACGATCGAGCGTGACCCGCGAGCGCACCGGCCGACCGAGGTCGCGCGCGAGCACCGCCTCGCCGGGGAGCAGCAGGCGGCCCTGGCCCAGCTGCAGGGGCTTGCGGCGGGCAGCGAGCTGCTGCTGGACGGGGTCGCCGCCGCCGGCAAGACCGATGTCTACCTGGCCGCGCTGGGCTCGCTGCTGGCGGCCGGCGGAGGCACGGCGATCGTGCTCGTGCCGGAGGTCTCGCTGGTGACCCAGCTGGCGGACCGTGTCGCGTCGCTGGTCGGCGACCAGCTGGCGGTGCTGCACTCCGGCCTGTCGGCGGGCGAGCGCCACGACACCTGGTGGCGGATCCTGCGTGGTGAGGCGCGCGTGGTGGTGGGGACCCGCATGGCGGCCTTCGCGCCGCTCTCCGATCTGCAGCTGATCGTGGTCGACGAGGCGCATGATGGCGCCTACAAGGCGGATCGAACGCCGCGCTACGACGCCCGCTGGGTCGCGCGAAGGCGCGCCGCGCTGACCGGGGCGCGCGTGATGATGGGGACCGCCACCCCCGACGTGGTCACCCTGGCCCGCGTTCGCGGCGGACTGGTCGATCGGGCCCGCCTGGTGGAGCGGCGGGTGGGCCGGACGCCGTCAGTCGAGATCGTGGATCTGCGCGCCGAGCTGGCCGAGGGAAATCGCTCGATCTTCTCGCGACCGCTGACCGCCGCGCTGTCGGGTCTGCGGCAGGGCAGCGAGCAGGCGATCCTGCTGATGAACCGTCGCGGAGCCGCGACCTTCGTGCTCTGCCGCGATTGCGGCGAGAGCCTGCGCTGCCCCGACTGCGACCTGCCGTTCGTCTTCCATCTGAGCGGGTCGCAGCTGCGCTGCCACCATTGCGGCCGGACGGCGCGGGCGCCCGAGAAGTGCCCGCACTGCGGCAGCAGCCGGATCCGCTATTTCGGAGCCGGGACACAGCGGGTCGAGGCCGAGCTGCGCACCCGCTTTCCCCACTTGCGCGTGTCCCGCCTCGACTCCGATGCCCTCGCAGCGCGTCGCGGTTTCGAGGCGATCTACGACGACTTCCGCGACGGCCGCGTCGATGTCCTGGTGGGGACCCAGCTGGCCGCCAAGGGGCTCGACCTGCCCAGCGTGACCCTTGCCGCGGTGATCGCCGCAGACGTGACCCTCAACCTGCCGGACTACCTCGCCCCGGAGCGCACCTTCCAGCTCCTGGCCCAGGTGGCCGGGCGCGCCGGACGGGGGGAGCAGCCCGGGCGGGTGCTCATCCAGACCTACGCCGCGGGTCATTACGCCATCCGCGCGGCGGCACGCATGGACGTCGACGGGTTCGCCGATGAGGAGCTGCCTCGGCGCCGGCTGCTCGGCTATCCGCCGGCGAGCGTCCTCGCGCGGCTGCTGGTCGCCGATCCCGATCGCGGCCGGGCGGAGGCCCGCGGACGTGATGCGGCGACGGCGGTCGCCCAGCCGGGGGTCGAGGTGCACGGGCCGCTCCCATCGTACGTCCCTCGCCGCGCGGGGCGCTGGCGCTTCCAGGTCGTGATTCGCGCGCAGGACGAGGTGGCCCGGGCGGCGGCGCTGGAGCGCGTTCCGTCCGGCGTGGGGATTGATGTCGACCCCGAATCGTTGCTCTAG
- the gmk gene encoding guanylate kinase — protein sequence MSGDRPAPRPAKRLAFPNPLLVVVSGPSGVGKSTIVAELSRRHPQVVPIVTATTRERRDGEIDKVHYHFLSPEEFQQLRDRDGLLEHAIVHDQLYGTPVDQVRGILAAGRDAILTIDPQGARTVRALVPDALLIFIMPPSIEDLDQRLARRGSEDGHARALRRHNAEAEMAAAGDYDYAIVNQTDHPDDAVEQIWEIIQAEARRDPPRRVQV from the coding sequence TTGAGCGGCGATCGCCCCGCTCCCAGGCCCGCCAAGCGCCTTGCCTTCCCCAACCCGCTGCTGGTCGTGGTCTCCGGCCCGTCGGGGGTCGGCAAGAGCACGATCGTGGCGGAGCTGTCGCGACGCCATCCGCAGGTCGTTCCGATCGTCACGGCCACGACCCGGGAGCGACGCGACGGCGAGATCGACAAGGTGCATTACCACTTTCTGAGCCCGGAGGAGTTCCAGCAGCTTCGTGACCGCGATGGCCTGCTCGAGCATGCGATCGTCCACGACCAGCTGTATGGCACGCCGGTCGACCAGGTGCGTGGCATCCTGGCGGCCGGACGCGATGCGATCCTGACCATCGATCCGCAGGGTGCGCGAACCGTTCGCGCGCTGGTGCCGGATGCGCTCCTGATCTTCATCATGCCTCCCTCGATCGAGGATCTCGACCAGCGACTCGCGCGCCGCGGGTCGGAGGACGGCCACGCGCGTGCGCTGCGACGGCACAACGCCGAGGCGGAGATGGCGGCCGCGGGTGACTACGACTACGCGATCGTGAACCAGACCGATCATCCGGATGACGCCGTCGAGCAGATCTGGGAGATCATCCAGGCCGAAGCCCGACGCGACCCACCGCGGCGCGTCCAGGTCTGA
- a CDS encoding RluA family pseudouridine synthase — MSDAATVGDRVVTGAASSGRFDLAVSAVAEISRAHAQRLISDGRALVDGRRARASDRLRGGELIRVELSAPPDPTLHGESIPLRIAYEDASMLIVDKPAGLVVHPSHGHSTGTLVHALVGRAEERGERLGSIAGVGRPGIVHRLDKQTSGLILVAKTDAAQASLMQQFGARSVEKEYLALVRGAPPAPRGRIEAPVGRDPRDRQRMAVVVGGREAVTEYETLGSADGHSLLALHPLTGRTHQLRAHLAYLGLPIAGDTRYGGGIGPGGLERQFLHAARLTLDRPIDGRRLTAWSELPSDLSASLVASGIVTDRLPAGIGAAVVETTG, encoded by the coding sequence GTGAGCGATGCGGCCACGGTCGGTGACCGCGTGGTGACGGGGGCAGCCTCGAGCGGGCGATTCGACCTGGCGGTGAGCGCCGTCGCGGAGATCAGCCGGGCCCACGCGCAGCGGCTCATCTCGGACGGGCGTGCTCTGGTCGACGGCCGGCGCGCGCGCGCGTCGGACCGGCTGCGCGGTGGTGAGCTCATCCGCGTCGAGCTGTCGGCGCCCCCCGATCCAACGCTGCACGGCGAATCGATCCCGCTGCGGATCGCCTACGAGGATGCGTCGATGCTGATCGTCGACAAGCCGGCCGGGCTGGTTGTGCATCCGAGCCACGGGCACTCCACCGGGACCCTCGTCCATGCGCTGGTCGGGCGCGCGGAGGAGCGTGGCGAGCGGCTCGGATCGATCGCCGGCGTCGGGCGGCCGGGGATCGTGCATCGGCTCGACAAGCAGACCTCGGGCCTGATCCTGGTCGCCAAGACGGATGCCGCGCAGGCCAGCCTGATGCAGCAGTTCGGCGCTCGCAGCGTCGAGAAGGAGTACCTGGCGCTGGTGCGGGGCGCACCCCCAGCGCCGCGCGGCCGGATCGAGGCGCCGGTCGGGCGCGATCCGCGCGACCGGCAGCGGATGGCGGTGGTCGTCGGCGGCCGCGAGGCGGTGACCGAGTACGAGACGCTCGGCAGCGCTGACGGGCATTCGCTGCTGGCGCTCCACCCGCTCACCGGCAGGACCCATCAGCTGCGTGCGCACCTCGCCTACCTCGGGCTGCCGATCGCCGGGGACACGCGCTACGGCGGCGGAATCGGGCCGGGCGGCCTGGAGCGACAGTTCCTGCACGCCGCGCGCCTGACCCTCGACCGCCCGATCGACGGGCGGCGGCTCACGGCCTGGAGCGAGCTGCCATCGGACCTCTCCGCCTCGCTGGTGGCGAGCGGGATCGTCACCGACCGGCTTCCGGCCGGAATTGGCGCAGCGGTCGTGGAGACAACGGGTTGA